TCGCTGATGATCGGCTCGGCGATCCTGCTCGAATCCTCGCTCTCCTTCCTCGGGCTGGGCGATCCCAACCTGATGAGCTGGGGCTATATGGTCGGCGCCGGGCGCACGCGCCTGCTCGATGCCTGGTGGATCTCGTTCTTCCCCGGCTTCGCGATCTTCCTGACGGTGCTTGCGCTCAATCTGGCCGGTGAAGGGCTGAACGACGCGCTGAATCCGCGCCTCGCCAGGGGGCGCGAATGAGCGAGGTGATGGCCAAGCCGGCTCCCGTCCTCTCCATCGAGACCCTGACGCTCGCCTTGCCGGCGCTGGCCGATCGGGCGCATGCCGTAGCGGACATCTCGCTGACGATCGGCGCCGGCGAGACGCTCTGCGTCGTCGGCGAATCCGGCTCGGGCAAGTCGATGATCGCCCATGCGGTGATGGGGCTCCTGCCCAAGGCCGTGAAGCCGGCGGGCGGCGCGATCCGCCTCGCCGGGCGCGATCTGCTGCAGCTCGACGAGGCCGCGATGCAGGATCTGCGCGGCCGTGAGGTCGGCATGATCTTCCAGGAACCGATGACCTCGCTCAACCCGGTGATGCGTGTCGCCGAGCAGATCATCGAGACCTTCGAGGCGCATGGGCTGCACAGCCGCTCCGAGCGGCAGCGCCGCGCCGTCGATCTCCTCGCCGAGGTCGGCCTCCCGGACCCGCCGCGGCTGGCGCGGGCCTATCCGCACGAGCTCTCCGGCGGCCAGCGCCAGCGCGTGATGATCGCGATGGCGCTGGCACTCGAGCCCAAGCTCCTGATCGCCGACGAGCCGACGACCGCGCTCGACGTGACCACCCAGGCGCAGATCCTCAAGCTGATCGACAATCTGCGCCATAAGCACGGCACCGCCGTGCTGTTCATCACCCATGACATGGGCGTCGTCGCCGAGATCGCCGACCGCATCGCCGTGCTCGAAAAGGGCGTTCTGGTCGAGGAGGGCACGGTCGATCAGGTGCTCGGTGCACCGAACCATCCCTATACGCAGAAGCTGCTGGCCGCGGTTCCCTCGCTGACGCCGCCGGCCCGCGCGCCGCTGCCGCCTTCGGCCCCGGTGCTGACGGTGGAAGGGCTGGGCAAGGTCTATCGCAAGCGCAGCTTCTTCGGCACCGCGCGCGAGGTCCGGGCCGCCGAGGACATCACCTTCTCGCTCCAGCGCGGCGAGACGCTGGGGCTGGTCGGGGAATCGGGCTCGGGCAAATCCACGGTCGGACGCTGCTGCCTGCGGCTGATCGAGCCCGATGCGGGCCGCATCAGCCTGAGCAGTCAGGCCGCCGGCGATCTCGTCCTGAGCGATCTGAAGCCCGCCGCGCTGCGTGCCCAGCGCAAGCGCATCCAGATGGTGTTCCAGGACCCGTTCGCCTCGCTCAATCCGCGGCAGACGGTCGGGCGGATCATTTCGGACGGGCCGGTGGCGCATGGCACCTCGCGGAATGACGCGCTGGCGACCGCGCGCGACCTGCTCGAACTCGTCGGCCTCTCGGCCAATGCGATCGACCGCTATCCGCACGAATTCTCAGGCGGGCAGCGCCAGCGCATCGGCATCGCACGGGCGCTGGCGCTGGAGCCCGACGTGCTCGTGGCGGACGAAGCCGTGTCGGCGCTGGACGTCTCGGTGCAGGCGCAGATCCTGACCCTGATCAAGGACATCCAGCAG
This portion of the Bosea sp. OAE506 genome encodes:
- a CDS encoding ABC transporter ATP-binding protein codes for the protein MSEVMAKPAPVLSIETLTLALPALADRAHAVADISLTIGAGETLCVVGESGSGKSMIAHAVMGLLPKAVKPAGGAIRLAGRDLLQLDEAAMQDLRGREVGMIFQEPMTSLNPVMRVAEQIIETFEAHGLHSRSERQRRAVDLLAEVGLPDPPRLARAYPHELSGGQRQRVMIAMALALEPKLLIADEPTTALDVTTQAQILKLIDNLRHKHGTAVLFITHDMGVVAEIADRIAVLEKGVLVEEGTVDQVLGAPNHPYTQKLLAAVPSLTPPARAPLPPSAPVLTVEGLGKVYRKRSFFGTAREVRAAEDITFSLQRGETLGLVGESGSGKSTVGRCCLRLIEPDAGRISLSSQAAGDLVLSDLKPAALRAQRKRIQMVFQDPFASLNPRQTVGRIISDGPVAHGTSRNDALATARDLLELVGLSANAIDRYPHEFSGGQRQRIGIARALALEPDVLVADEAVSALDVSVQAQILTLIKDIQQRLGLAILFVTHDLRVAAQICDRIAVMQRGRIVETGPTAALFAAPSHDYTRALLAAVPGGARFGH